A window of Pedobacter lusitanus contains these coding sequences:
- a CDS encoding acyl-CoA carboxylase subunit beta, giving the protein MNIEFNKNEDINKQLVYDLKTKLKKIYAGGGEKSAAKQKEKGKMLARERIAYLIDQETEFLEIGAFAADGMYEEQGGCPSAGVICGIGYVSGRQCMIVANDATVKAGAWFPMTAKKNLRAQEIAMENRLPVIYLVDSAGVYLPMQDEIFPDKEHFGRMFRNNAMMSADGIVQISAIMGSCVAGGAYLPIMSDEAMIVEGTGSVFLAGSYLVKSAIGEDVDNETLGGATTHCEISGVTDYKQPNDSAALDSIRNIMSMLGEPQSAGFSRVKSEMPKLNPEDIFGILPENREKQYDMHEIIHRLVDKSEFEEYKKEYGQSIICGLGRVDGWAVGIVANQRKVVKSKKGEMQFGGVIYSDSADKAARFIMNCNQKKIPLVFLQDVTGFMVGSRSEQGGIIKDGAKMVNAVANSVVPKITIVIGNSYGAGNYAMCGKAYDPRLIYAWPTAKIAVMGGSQAAKTLLQIQAASLKSKGETITPEKEAELLNEITERYDSQTTPFYAASRLWVDGIISPLETRKVISMGIEAANQSPIKRQFNVGIIQT; this is encoded by the coding sequence ATGAACATCGAATTTAATAAAAACGAAGATATCAATAAGCAGCTGGTTTATGATCTTAAAACAAAGCTGAAGAAAATATACGCAGGCGGAGGAGAAAAGAGCGCAGCAAAACAGAAAGAGAAAGGTAAAATGCTGGCCAGAGAAAGAATTGCTTACCTGATTGATCAGGAAACTGAATTTTTAGAAATTGGTGCTTTTGCAGCTGATGGCATGTATGAAGAACAGGGGGGCTGTCCGTCGGCTGGGGTGATTTGTGGTATTGGTTATGTATCCGGACGCCAGTGTATGATTGTTGCTAATGATGCCACAGTTAAAGCAGGTGCATGGTTTCCTATGACTGCAAAGAAGAATCTTCGTGCACAGGAGATTGCCATGGAAAACAGGTTGCCTGTTATTTATCTGGTAGATAGTGCAGGGGTTTATCTGCCAATGCAGGATGAAATATTTCCTGATAAAGAGCATTTCGGCAGAATGTTCAGAAATAATGCAATGATGTCTGCTGATGGTATTGTACAGATTTCTGCAATTATGGGATCTTGCGTCGCTGGTGGTGCTTATCTGCCGATTATGAGTGATGAGGCAATGATTGTTGAAGGTACTGGTTCCGTTTTTCTTGCCGGTTCTTATCTTGTTAAGTCTGCCATTGGTGAGGATGTGGATAATGAAACATTAGGTGGGGCAACCACACATTGTGAAATATCTGGTGTTACTGACTATAAACAGCCTAACGATAGCGCAGCATTGGATAGTATACGTAATATTATGAGTATGCTGGGTGAACCTCAGTCGGCTGGTTTTAGTCGTGTTAAATCTGAAATGCCAAAACTTAATCCTGAAGATATATTTGGAATTTTACCTGAAAACAGGGAGAAACAATATGATATGCATGAGATTATTCACCGTTTGGTAGATAAATCGGAGTTTGAAGAATACAAGAAAGAATATGGACAAAGTATCATCTGTGGTTTGGGCCGGGTTGATGGCTGGGCCGTTGGTATTGTGGCCAATCAACGCAAGGTGGTGAAGTCAAAAAAAGGAGAAATGCAGTTTGGCGGAGTAATTTATTCTGACAGTGCTGATAAAGCTGCCCGTTTTATCATGAACTGTAATCAGAAAAAAATTCCTCTTGTTTTTCTGCAGGATGTAACGGGGTTCATGGTTGGAAGCAGATCTGAGCAGGGTGGGATTATTAAAGATGGTGCCAAAATGGTAAATGCCGTAGCTAACTCAGTTGTACCAAAGATCACTATTGTGATTGGTAATTCTTATGGTGCCGGAAACTATGCGATGTGTGGTAAAGCTTATGATCCGCGGTTAATTTATGCATGGCCAACAGCTAAAATAGCCGTGATGGGTGGTTCTCAGGCAGCAAAAACCTTGTTACAGATTCAGGCAGCTTCATTAAAATCCAAAGGCGAAACTATTACTCCTGAAAAAGAAGCTGAATTATTGAACGAGATTACGGAAAGATATGATAGCCAGACGACTCCGTTTTATGCTGCATCAAGATTATGGGTAGATGGAATTATTAGCCCTTTAGAGACCCGAAAAGTCATTTCTATGGGAATCGAAGCTGCAAATCAGTCTCCGATAAAAAGACAATTCAATGTTGGAATTATCCAGACCTAG
- a CDS encoding TIGR00730 family Rossman fold protein, which yields MKSICVYCGANFNGDPVLRAAVENLAQAFVDHDIRLIYGGGSVGVMGIISEEVLKRKGLVTGVIPQFLLDKEVGNLEVTELIVTENMHQRKQKMADLSDGFIILPGGFGTLEEFFEVLTWLQLGLHNKAIGVLNVGGFYDHLFAQLDVMVEHRLLKPNNRDLVINAKEPVELLQKMMAFKASPDSVWFEDRNLS from the coding sequence ATGAAATCGATTTGTGTTTATTGTGGAGCCAATTTTAATGGCGATCCTGTTCTAAGAGCAGCTGTGGAGAATCTGGCTCAGGCATTTGTAGATCATGATATACGTTTGATTTATGGTGGGGGCAGTGTTGGAGTAATGGGGATTATTTCGGAAGAAGTTTTGAAACGCAAAGGACTGGTAACTGGAGTGATACCTCAGTTTTTATTAGATAAGGAAGTTGGGAATCTTGAAGTTACTGAACTGATTGTTACGGAAAATATGCATCAGCGTAAACAGAAGATGGCTGATCTTTCAGATGGGTTTATTATTCTGCCTGGCGGATTCGGGACTTTGGAAGAGTTTTTTGAAGTATTGACATGGCTGCAGCTGGGACTCCATAATAAGGCTATTGGGGTACTAAACGTTGGAGGCTTTTATGACCATTTGTTTGCACAGCTGGATGTAATGGTTGAACACAGATTGCTGAAGCCAAATAACAGGGATCTGGTCATTAATGCGAAGGAACCAGTTGAGCTATTACAGAAGATGATGGCATTCAAAGCCAGTCCTGACTCGGTTTGGTTTGAGGATAGAAATCTGAGTTGA
- the guaB gene encoding IMP dehydrogenase — protein sequence MQLDPQKFIAEGLTYDDVLLVPAYSEVLPRDVNTGSYLTKKIRINVPVVSAAMDTVTESGLAIAIAQAGGIGMLHKNMSIERQAEEVSKVKRSESGMIQDPVTLRADAIIADAFQIMTKYKIGGIPVIDNDNKLVGIITNRDLRFQKDMQRPVSEVMTSENLITAAEGTTLIQAEEILQDYKIEKLPVINKEGHLAGLITFKDIQKYKNYPKACKDERGRLRVGAAVGVAADNIDRVAALVKAGVDVVTVDTAHGHSKGVIDMVKAIKARFPDLQVIAGNIATADAALALAEAGADAVKVGIGPGSICTTRIIAGVGVPQLYAVYECAQALKGTGIPVIADGGIKQTGDIVKALAAGASSIMAGSLFAGVEESPGETIIYEGRKFKSYRGMGSVEAMQHGSKDRYFQDEEDVVTKLVPEGIVGRVPYKGTLAEVIYQYVGGLRAGMHYCGAATIEELQEAKFVRITAAGMRESHPHDISITKEAPNYSR from the coding sequence ATGCAACTCGATCCCCAAAAATTTATTGCCGAAGGACTAACATACGATGACGTATTATTAGTTCCAGCCTATTCTGAAGTCCTTCCACGTGATGTAAACACCGGAAGTTATTTAACAAAAAAAATTCGTATTAATGTCCCAGTAGTTTCTGCTGCAATGGATACCGTTACCGAATCCGGACTTGCAATTGCAATTGCTCAGGCTGGTGGTATTGGTATGTTGCACAAAAACATGAGTATTGAGCGTCAGGCTGAAGAAGTCAGTAAAGTTAAACGCTCTGAAAGTGGTATGATACAAGATCCGGTAACTCTTCGTGCAGATGCTATCATTGCAGATGCTTTCCAGATCATGACTAAATATAAAATAGGTGGTATACCTGTTATAGACAATGATAATAAACTGGTTGGTATTATAACCAATCGTGATCTGCGTTTCCAAAAGGATATGCAGCGTCCGGTTTCTGAAGTAATGACTTCTGAAAATCTGATCACTGCTGCTGAAGGTACTACACTGATTCAGGCTGAAGAAATTCTTCAGGATTATAAAATTGAAAAATTACCCGTAATTAATAAAGAAGGTCATCTTGCAGGTTTAATCACCTTTAAAGATATCCAGAAATATAAAAACTATCCTAAAGCCTGTAAAGATGAACGAGGCCGTCTTAGAGTAGGTGCTGCTGTAGGTGTTGCTGCTGATAATATTGACCGTGTTGCTGCTTTGGTTAAAGCCGGTGTGGATGTTGTTACAGTTGATACTGCTCACGGACATTCGAAAGGTGTTATTGATATGGTTAAGGCTATTAAAGCCCGTTTCCCTGATTTACAGGTTATTGCCGGTAATATTGCTACTGCAGATGCTGCTCTGGCACTTGCTGAAGCTGGTGCTGATGCTGTTAAAGTGGGTATTGGACCAGGTTCAATCTGTACAACAAGAATTATTGCAGGTGTGGGAGTACCTCAGTTATATGCAGTTTATGAATGTGCGCAGGCTTTAAAAGGCACAGGTATCCCTGTTATAGCTGATGGTGGTATCAAACAAACGGGTGATATTGTTAAGGCTCTTGCCGCTGGTGCAAGTTCAATTATGGCAGGTTCATTATTCGCCGGAGTAGAAGAGTCACCAGGAGAGACTATTATATATGAAGGACGTAAATTTAAATCTTATCGTGGTATGGGATCTGTTGAGGCAATGCAACATGGTTCTAAAGATCGTTATTTCCAGGATGAAGAAGATGTGGTAACTAAACTGGTTCCTGAAGGTATTGTAGGCAGAGTTCCTTATAAGGGAACATTGGCTGAAGTTATATATCAATATGTTGGTGGCCTGAGAGCTGGTATGCATTATTGTGGTGCTGCAACTATTGAAGAGTTACAGGAAGCTAAGTTTGTTAGAATTACTGCAGCAGGTATGAGAGAAAGTCATCCACATGATATTTCTATTACTAAAGAAGCTCCAAATTATTCTCGCTAG
- a CDS encoding GNAT family N-acetyltransferase — protein MTLKKIDINNLVYKINHDLSTVDWTYVCELFSKIEWRTRVEPEIEAAFKKSTWTLFVYYEDQIIAFGRVVGDGRYYAVMADIVVDPDFQGNGLGKKIINMLNGQLDNYHFVNLTAAPGKGDFYQKLGWKKQTTSYIWPQGPKQLRQHCEPEEGTEI, from the coding sequence ATGACGCTTAAAAAAATAGATATTAATAATCTTGTTTATAAAATAAACCATGATTTGTCTACGGTAGACTGGACTTACGTTTGTGAGCTTTTTTCAAAGATTGAATGGAGAACCAGGGTAGAGCCGGAAATCGAGGCTGCTTTCAAAAAAAGTACCTGGACTTTATTTGTTTATTATGAAGATCAGATTATTGCTTTTGGCAGGGTAGTAGGTGACGGCCGCTATTATGCTGTAATGGCAGATATAGTTGTAGATCCTGATTTTCAGGGAAATGGTTTGGGAAAAAAAATCATTAATATGCTAAATGGTCAGCTGGATAACTATCACTTTGTAAATCTGACTGCTGCACCGGGAAAGGGTGATTTCTATCAGAAACTTGGCTGGAAAAAACAAACTACTTCTTATATCTGGCCTCAGGGACCAAAGCAGCTAAGACAACATTGCGAGCCGGAGGAAGGTACAGAGATTTAA
- a CDS encoding transglutaminase domain-containing protein, which yields MIKKINLFLIVLLLIKFEVSAQKTQKQLPVFKYGKVTPEEFDTKPKGADSAAAAVKLFDVGNGYFDIGPGGSFIYVFERHVRYKIINKKGYDLADLEIRLYRDGKGNEEKMDNINAATYNLNNGKIEVSKMAGDAKFTNYQDNKHIIKKYTLPNIKEGSIIEYRYKTKSDFIFKLDDWYFQGKYPTIYSSFCINIPDFYSYKFDAGGYYDINKLDAVENTQNMVITNAANKSETISVKTVKTQYYIENIPAIKNESYITTLDDYVSKIGFELNSTNFPGNGYKAYTSTWPKIIKEMMDHQNFGGFIQKKNPGKELIKEIIKDETSPEGKMNLIFNYVKNNIKWDNKYRVYTEASNPKAVIEKRSGSSSEINLLLLNLLDAAGLESYPVIISTRENGTHPGYPLASKFNSVIVMTIIDEKKHLLDAVDKNNTPDLLSYDNLNHRGLKMDRSTYDGQWISTDFTTPSRTSVFYNLTLAPENKFKGTLSISKNNYDGVERRNSYQAATSEEEFLKEYKRNKPGLEISNYKIENLNTPEQSLIENMDVTIDDNIEEAGNLSYFMPLLFERTKENPFTLEERNYPVDFAHPNEHNYHLSIEFPSDYKLDQLPKSEKFTLPDGGGSFTMLYTTEGNRLSMVSKISILKPIFTPEEYYNLKELYKNIIRKQAEQIVFKKI from the coding sequence ATGATTAAAAAAATAAACCTTTTTTTAATAGTCCTGCTATTGATAAAATTTGAGGTTTCAGCACAAAAAACACAAAAACAGCTTCCCGTTTTTAAATATGGAAAAGTGACTCCTGAAGAATTCGACACCAAACCTAAAGGTGCCGATTCAGCTGCTGCTGCCGTTAAGCTTTTTGATGTGGGTAATGGTTATTTTGATATTGGTCCGGGTGGCAGCTTCATCTATGTATTTGAACGCCATGTCAGATATAAAATCATTAACAAAAAAGGTTATGATCTGGCAGACCTGGAAATAAGATTATACCGTGATGGTAAGGGTAACGAAGAAAAAATGGACAACATCAATGCCGCTACCTATAATCTGAATAATGGTAAAATCGAAGTCAGTAAAATGGCTGGAGATGCAAAATTCACCAATTATCAGGACAACAAACACATTATTAAAAAATACACTCTTCCTAATATCAAAGAAGGTTCAATTATTGAATATCGTTATAAAACAAAATCAGATTTTATTTTTAAACTTGATGACTGGTATTTTCAGGGCAAATATCCAACTATTTACTCTTCATTTTGCATAAATATTCCCGATTTTTATAGCTACAAGTTCGATGCAGGCGGTTATTATGACATCAACAAGCTTGATGCTGTTGAAAATACTCAGAATATGGTTATAACCAACGCGGCAAATAAATCAGAAACCATTTCTGTAAAGACAGTAAAAACACAATACTACATCGAAAATATTCCCGCAATTAAAAATGAAAGTTACATTACTACGCTGGATGATTATGTCAGTAAAATAGGATTTGAGCTCAACTCAACCAATTTCCCGGGGAATGGCTATAAAGCTTATACTTCTACCTGGCCAAAGATTATCAAAGAAATGATGGATCATCAGAATTTCGGTGGCTTTATTCAGAAAAAAAATCCAGGTAAAGAACTAATCAAAGAGATTATCAAAGATGAAACCAGCCCTGAAGGAAAAATGAATCTCATTTTCAATTATGTCAAAAACAATATTAAATGGGACAATAAATATCGTGTTTATACCGAAGCCAGCAATCCGAAGGCCGTTATAGAAAAAAGATCGGGTAGTTCATCCGAAATCAATTTGCTCCTGCTTAACCTATTAGATGCTGCAGGTCTGGAGAGCTATCCTGTCATCATCAGTACCAGAGAAAATGGTACGCATCCTGGTTATCCGCTGGCCAGTAAGTTTAACAGTGTTATTGTAATGACCATAATTGATGAGAAAAAACATTTATTAGACGCAGTAGATAAAAATAACACTCCAGATTTGCTGAGTTACGACAATTTAAATCACCGCGGATTAAAAATGGACCGGTCAACTTATGATGGACAATGGATTTCTACTGATTTTACTACGCCCAGCAGAACCAGTGTTTTTTATAACCTTACTTTAGCTCCTGAAAATAAATTCAAAGGGACACTATCTATCTCTAAAAACAACTACGACGGTGTAGAAAGAAGAAATTCTTATCAGGCAGCGACCAGCGAAGAAGAATTTTTAAAAGAATATAAAAGAAATAAGCCGGGACTGGAAATCAGTAATTATAAAATAGAAAATCTCAATACCCCAGAACAGTCGCTTATAGAAAACATGGATGTTACTATTGATGACAATATTGAGGAAGCAGGTAACCTTTCCTATTTCATGCCATTATTATTTGAACGCACAAAAGAAAACCCATTCACTCTGGAAGAACGGAACTATCCTGTGGACTTTGCACATCCAAATGAGCATAACTATCATTTATCCATTGAGTTCCCGTCAGATTACAAACTGGATCAACTTCCTAAAAGTGAAAAATTCACTTTACCAGATGGCGGTGGATCATTTACAATGCTCTATACTACCGAAGGAAACAGATTGAGTATGGTCAGTAAAATTTCCATTCTAAAACCAATTTTCACGCCCGAGGAATACTATAATTTAAAAGAGCTCTATAAAAACATCATCCGTAAACAAGCTGAACAAATAGTATTCAAAAAAATATGA